TCTTATTTGAAACTTATTTTTTGagacttttggccacctttgtTGTACGTATATTGCAGCACTCAGGAAGTGTATCCGAACActgagtcagatcaaaagttaTAAGATAACCTGTTCTACTGAAGACCATAAACTTCTTAgagctttttttaaaggttttgttttAGACTTTTTGGTTTGACTCCAAAAAGCTgtgactgccctgtctttctcacacctgaagaaggctccacggccgaaaggttgtgttttctttcttctcttttcagcatggctcTGTCCTCTTgctattgtatactgtatcaggaaaataaagtatatgcccAGCAAGGGGGGTGTAATGTCTTGTCTGTTTATCAAACATAATCTACAATTATGGACAACCATTTTTGCCATGGTTGTGAAtattataatactgtacctctgaAGTCACATCCAATCttcctgtaaaattaaaaaaacacagaaatacaagcGGGCACTGATTTATGTCCAGGATACTCCAATGCCCCAGAAAGTGCCCATTCTCCCCCTTTGAGCCACTGCCCACCAAAAGGTCTCTCTGCACGTCTCTGCGCCGTGCACATGTCCAAATTCTGTCCTTGTCCAAAACTTTTACAGTTTGGGTGGCGCTGTGCACCACGCGGTACTTGTGTCCCGAGTCGTTCGGATCAAAAGTTGTCATCAAGCATTTATGAATCTCACTTAATTGCAAGAGCTTTGATAAACAgtcttgtttcccactcaaACCTTAGGTTTGGAGAATATTTCAAAATCTGATGCCCAGAGAGGCTCAGATATcgatcgcggaaatgctctgttgacaccccaggtaggattagggttaggattcacacactacttagacaattttgaagctcagcgctggatgTTTGGGCCAAAGTCAGGTTTAGGATGGGTAGTTTTGTAGTCCtatctgaaattttttttttcagaaactttcTGGGGCCTGGGTGGCACAATTCACCATGTGGTACTTTTATCCCGAAACTGAGTCAGTCGGATCAAAAGTTGTCACCAAGCATTATTGAATctcatttaattgcaagagATTTGATCAACGGTCTTGATTGTATCTTTAGGTTTGGGGAATATTTAGAAATCCTCTAATTTAAGTACAAGTGTATTATTAGTGGATCCCATAAGTCATTCTCTTGATTGCATTTATAAAGTTTATACTGCATATGTCATATACACTGTATCAATTAGACTACAAATATAAATTTGAAACTGTATCATGTTGCGATCTGTCAGACATTCATGCTTTATGAACTTTTGCCTGAAAGAGTGAAAGAGTGAGCTAATGTTACATTACATTCCCACTTGTGTTTGATCCCAACCAGAAATGGCTATATGAATAGTCAGAGTAgcaaattttcatttttgtgtataAATAACTTAAAAGCCATAGGGTAAAAGGTGACCCAGATTTAGCAATAACTCAGTTTTGCAGAATGGAGATTTCCTGTTTGGCTATAATAGAAAAATGAATATGCTTTCTCCGTTAAAATACAAAAGACGAAAATAATGTGATGCAGCACAttccacaacacacacacacactttactAAGCTGTTTCTTTTATTGAGTTTTATATGAGATATTATAGactttatttcatttcaaactgCCATACTGTGCCATCAACCTCTGCGACATCAACTGCAAGcagcagtaaaatattatttaccaAAACAACTAAACATGTTGCtcagatttttaaatgttaaattaaaattcacatAAAGAAAGACCACATGCTTAATACAGAATTGTGAAATCACTGTAATGTCCCCCAGGAACTATGTAATACAGCTGCAAGAGCAATAGGCTGTAAATCATTTGCATCtgataaaatgctttttaagtAAATTATTATGGTACACAGTGCACCCTCCAACGTAGAAAGAGCAAATacattacaacaataacaatgatGCTAGTTTTGTGTGTTTAATATAAGCGCTTATTATTgtagtacagtaaatactgtagcagTACTTTGTCGCTGTGCTCTCACCATTTGAACATTTGCAGTtggaaaaaattggaaaactaaaaGAACTTGTTCACATAATGGAGAGCAGATCCAGACATCTCTCAAGAAACAGTGCAATGAGATCTTTGGACCAATTAAGACCTTCCAAAGTGTCTAGATGGACCAAATTACCTCTACTCTTTTGTAATCATATTGCTACGTATGTTCAAAAGGTAGCTGGTACTGTATTTAACATACATACAATTATTTTCCAAATCAACATCTGTAAaaatcatcttcattatttttaagaagCTGTAAATAATATGGCTttataaaagtaattaaaaacatttttaaatatttaactgtGTTAGAGAGGTTCTTCACCCAAATCCAAAATGGAGGCCAAATGATTCCACCTCTTCATTATCATGGAAAGGGTGGAACATGGTCCGCCATGTTTTAAAACTCTACTATGTTCTATTTTAGAGAACtacaattttttaaattccttAGATTTGATTAAAAATCCAAAATGGTGGTAAAGTCGTTTAATCTGCCAGCAGAACTTTGACTCTGATGTAACGTCCCATAATTTTACAGTCTAGGGGGTTTGGCATTTCACAGCAATTTTAAAAGTGGCAgaggcaaaaataaaaaggacttGCCACAGTTCCCAAATATAACATTTAGTTTATGCACAGGTCTGAGGTGTTGTTGTACATTTCGGTAACACAGCAGTAAGTTAGCTGTCAACAGAAAGGAGACATTcaggaaaagagaggaaaatgaGTTAAGACACGGGCTCAGCCGACTGAAGACAGTTTTCACACCTCTTTAAAAATAGCATCTCTTAGAGTATGGTGAATTGAAGTCACAAGCCTAAATCATATTTAAcccttgaattgaattattttatgtatAAGGCTCATCAGCCTGCTCACTGGAGAGCATCTCAAAGCCTTTGTTTTGAACTGTGAACATCAAGTTTATGAAAACAGAAtgtgaatgtaaaaaaatgaaaattgtgaagtacTGCATATCTGGCAAAAATAGCAAGTCTTATTAATGTCTGAAGAGTGTAGGGAGAGGATTTGATTTTCATACTTCTCTTAAAGAATATGAACTAAATAAAGAAGTATGAAAGTATGTTAAGAGTACTTATCTTAACTCTGTAaactacaaatacaaatttaaaatgagcCTTACATCACTATATAATTTTACAGTTATGGGGTCTGTCATTTcctaagaaaaatgaaatgacaaatcacaaatttaaaaaatataatctaATTTACTTTTGGCATGGTTTTCAATTTTCCCCACTATCCAAAAACCAGAGGTACGAGATCAATGATCAATGAATTTAGAAGCAGTAGCACAGTGCTCTCGTTCAAAACAATTCATGCATTGCACTGcaaaaacactgaaacaaaagACAACCCAAATAATGAGAAACATGACACACATTGTTCTAcacagtttataaaaaaaaatatctaaatactTAAATCATTCATTACGAAACAAAACACTTAAATCAATTCAATTTGAATTTAAGAAACTCTCACCGAACAGGAAATTATAACATTTCacaattttaattatgtttggCCAGCATGGGAATCTTGAAAGATTACCGTTTTGTAAAACTTAACATTAAACACCTACTGACcaacaaaacagaatttactgtacatattagtGGTTTCCTTTCTGTCTCGATCATTTGTCTGATACATAAAATGAACGCATAACCAATAAAATGAGAGAGGCATTTTCAGTTTATACATTCTTCCAGTTTCCCTGTTTCATATGAGCCACTTCTCTCTTTCTTTAGTGAATCTTTCAGCCCATTTGCGGgtaatatctaaatatatacTTGGTTTATGAGGCAGGTAGTCCTGATAAGTGTTCAGAGCAGATGTTTTTGGCACTGCTTTCTCGATTTGAGTTCCTTCATGCCACTCGTTAAAAGAAGTTATAGAAACAATATCTGTCCTTGCTTCCAAGGCAGCACTAAATGCTGTTTCGTAGTATTTTCCATTGATGCGGTGTCGTGTGTTGTGGAAGTTCCACGGTCTGATACTTGTGTCAATATAACCAGGCCCAACACTCGGAATGAACATCAGATTTTTGCTGTCACAGAACCTTTTTATGGATTTCCAATTACGATGTGATGAACCATAGGAGAATCCATTTGTGGCAAAATACGTGTACATGCCATCAAACCCAGCTGTCAAGATGCCTGTCTTGTGCTTCTCTTCCACAAGGAGACCAATAAAAATGCCGTCATATGGAGTGTTCCTGATGCTGTGTTGGCCTGTATCTTTGAGGAGACGTGCCCACATTTCAGGACTAATCAAATAGGAATCATAAACATAAAACAGTGGATGGAGCAAcccagtgtttgttttgtatctGTAGAAAGCAGGGTGGTCACCATACCTGTGGAAAGAAACAGGTACACTTCACGTGCTAAGAAATAATCAaacttaaacaaaaaaatgtaattaagggCAGCCAAGTTTGCCTGCAATATGAATCACATGCAACCTATCTCATGAACCACACACATTTCCCTATTACATTAATCAGTCAGAAACTTGGAAACGAGAAACTGGTAGATCATACAGAAGGTCAGgacaatattttatttccctGGCACTCCAATTCCCTGATTTTGCATCCCATAGAATACACCCAcccaaatacatttaatttactaCCCAAGctaaaaaatagaaactctggCACCGATTCCACATCACTCAGATTGAAAGGAGTTCTTAGCTCATAGTCCACCGTTggtagatttaaaaaatgaaaactgctgGCAAAATGATGAGttttgctcttttgaaatggacatactgtaagaataaAAGACTAGTACACAATAAGTAtagtatataataattataatacatttttgcaGTAAACAGGCAGCTGAGAAGACCTTGATTGCAGTTCTCATactgacaaaaatattttaagagttAGAACAATGGATATTGTTTTCCCACATTTAAACTCCTAAAGGAGAAGTAGTTTTCAGAAGTCAGGCTTTTAAATGGGACTGCCCACAGCTGCACTGTAGCTCATCCACCATCAATTCTCTAAagctgtggctctccagcaggCAGTGGTTGTCATTATTTGCCATTATTTCCCTGCTGTGGGAAGAATGTGACCTGAGGTCTTTTACCCAGAGAGCACTCAATCCTGGACCCGAGACCCTGAGTGTGCGGATACCTAGGCGGAGTTCTGTTAACCCATAACCATAAACCAATAACAAACCTGACACCAGAGAGCATAACCCAAGGTTCTTTTAAACATAAACCTCATACGACAAAACACAACCACCCCGAGAACATACCCACCAACATATACCATAACCTTCACCTGTAACCAGATATAAACGATAACATTAGCCCGTAACAGTGTTGTATAACCACGTAGACAGATCTATCTCCCATTATTCCATAACCATTAACCACCAGGTGTTTTCTCTTTCATATACAACTAgatgttttttagaaaatagCCCCCTTGGGGATTATTACTAACCATGTGTACTCCACTCCTTTCCCCAGGCAAGAGCCACTACTTCCCCCCAGCCTGAGGGCTTACCCACTATTGGATCCTCACAAACACTTACAGACTCCAAGCTCACGGTAACTCTCTTAGCTACCTCACTGCATAAAGTGGATTTACCCACTGAATGAGCATTTTTCCTTCTTGGTACCAGGTTACACAAAAGATGTTGCAGCTCTGTAATCCATCCAGAGAAGAGTacctagatactgtacattcagggCTTAAGGGAACAAACTTTTCAGcattgaacagagaagactgaggGGACAAGATACAAATATTCAAGGCAttagagataagatcactttattggccatacacaatttcttgtgataggaatttatctttattcgcagcttgctctccatgagacacagaggcACATGGATGAGGCAAGAGAAGCTTCGagccagagtgcagggtcagccatttatacagcgcccctgaagcagttggggttaagggccttgctcaggagcccaacggagtaggattcctctgccggccgcgggatatgaaccggcaaccttccagccacaggtgcacatccttagccacagagaccCAAGTCAACCctgtggatttcttcaaaataaaaacactgaagCATGAGGGGCAAGTGGAATCTATGTGGAActaactgcatttaaaatagaGAACAGGAGGatcttctttacccaaagaaaAAGGGGAGTACGGAACAAACAACCCAactatgttgttgaagccaataccctggtttctttcaagaaatgcatACAGGAAATCCTTGGATCAAGTAACTAACTACTAACAGTCTAATGGACTGGATGGGTTGAATGGTCTCCTCTTATTTGTaagctttcttatgtttttacatcttctgaaaatctaaatttacTCTACTGGATGAACAGTGTATGTATATCTAGTGCTGCTAATGCTTGTTCAAAGATGTCTAACAACTTAAATAAgacctaccttttctaaatctaTATCAGCTATCCCTTAGAATTATATTTCCATACAGATGATCCTCTAGTTGAACTCTTATTATTGTTTCTATAACCTTACATGTAATAGAAGTAAGATTTATTGATCTACATTGACTTGGTACAGCTTAATCACCCATTTTTATTGACGGGAGCTACATAAGCAGTTTTCCAGTCAGTGGATATTACCCGTCTTGAGAGACTGCTGAGTTTGCACTCCAGAAAAACTGAATACCACCAGGACACAGAGATATGTTTGTCTTCTATGctcatattatttaatatagaaCTAAAACATGTTGTTGATTTCTATCTCGGAAAACACCTAAGTGAAACATTCACTTAAAACATCGGACATTTTCCTTTCACAGTCTAGATGTTTTGTTATATTATCCCTGAGATTCTTTACTTTATCCTTTACATTTGTCTAAACagctaaacattttcttttgaccTTTCTTATATCCCTATCACTTGTATTTGGAACTCATTAAATAGATTTTTAACTagtccattttgtttttgatcATTTATAAAGTGCTCTATTTCTCCTTATATTTGTCTTAATTGATTGATTAAGCCATCTTGAATGTTTGAATAGATTAGACAACTATAAGCATTCCCTCAAGCTGGAACATtgactgtctgaaaaaaaaactgccattaCAGTTTCTTCTGCTGACATTCCCAAGTTTTCCCagttcaaattaaaatttccaatgaaaacaACCCCTAACCTCATTATGCAAATTTGCATTACAATTTATATTATACAATATAGTATCAAAGATATTCTTAACATGTAAATCAAGATGGAATAAACAGTATATACTTTCTGCTATGTGGCTATATGCTTTGTGGCTGGGACtaaattgtttaatttgatAACTGATGAGAGTTATCAACagggatatatacagtaactgaactACAGCTAATGTAAAGTCACCAACAAGTGTGAATATGTTTGCAAAAGAGAAATTATGGTTGATGACTTTCTGCAAATGAATGTTTTATCACTTTTGCTATTTCCTGcacttgttatttttatttttgtattcaatAAACGCTTCTATTTTAATAACTCTACAGTTATTTTATTACATGCCTCCTACGGTTGACTGCATTTGTTTGATTTGCATCTTATTTAGCTTTAAGCTATTGGTTACTAGTACTTTCTAGATTAAATGAAGTATTACATTGCTTGTTGCTGCTGACTTTCACTCAAGTGGACAGATTCATGTACATGTAACCCATTAGGGTGGGAGACAACATGTACCCATCATTTTAGAAAGCTGCAAACAAAAAGCTTTGCtttgatcaattagaaaaatgaaaatacagttACTCTTAAGTAGTCTACTACAactaactcagttttggaattaaggagcaagtaataggtttattccatgctgaaaagataagagaaAAAACCTGAGTTTTCAACTGAGTGTTTtgtctcttctctcttcagcatggaataaacctgttacttgttcctgtgcagactacgcacgctgacgcagatacccacctgaactagtttGGGAATTATGTACCCATGACTACAAAgtccaaattaaattaaattgaaaactcttacataattaaaaaagaacaagaggaaagcagacaaaaggcactcactTCTCTACAATGTACTTAATGTTGTTGAACATGCTCAGGTCATCTCGTCCTTTATATGGCTCAATGTGAAAGGTGACCTGTGAAAACAGACATTACAAGCAGCAGGTACTGTAGATTGATTTCTGTTCAGGAATACAAACGTGTTAACAAGTACAAGTATTAAACTGAAGgggaatgaaaaatatttttctcttctcttatttctctgtacattgtaCTTACAAACCTACTACGATAGTATATGTAAACTGTAGAACACTGTGCCAAACAAAGTGTTTTAATACACTTTACATTGCTTTATTCCACTTATTGAAATAGGATAATTTTCAACCACTACAACCTAGTACATTTAGCAAATTGCTACAATGGCTAAAACCTTCATTTAGAAATTTGTTCAAAATGATCAAAGATAAAAATATACTCTCCTTTACAATCTTGCTTACATCCTACCCTTGAGCACACCGATAAAATGATAAACCTACAGTCTTGTAGAATTAACATTTAAGGAAAAAAG
This genomic window from Lepisosteus oculatus isolate fLepOcu1 chromosome 2, fLepOcu1.hap2, whole genome shotgun sequence contains:
- the manea gene encoding glycoprotein endo-alpha-1,2-mannosidase isoform X2, which produces MKDDNGEPTDDLVLLIMDIAHKYQVKVTFHIEPYKGRDDLSMFNNIKYIVEKYGDHPAFYRYKTNTGLLHPLFYVYDSYLISPEMWARLLKDTGQHSIRNTPYDGIFIGLLVEEKHKTGILTAGFDGMYTYFATNGFSYGSSHRNWKSIKRFCDSKNLMFIPSVGPGYIDTSIRPWNFHNTRHRINGKYYETAFSAALEARTDIVSITSFNEWHEGTQIEKAVPKTSALNTYQDYLPHKPSIYLDITRKWAERFTKEREKWLI
- the manea gene encoding glycoprotein endo-alpha-1,2-mannosidase isoform X1; the protein is MARFRRKTCITLIGLILCTFLIMIFLKSLRPEGTSFGNPFGLGLFPQLSRLESGKTQIHIQEDTAATRGGSTNIHKNTARGGMHFEAKPEDLPVPNYNLHVFYYNWYGNPQFDGKYIHWDHPLLPHWDSKVASSFPRGRHSPPDDIGSNFYPELGAYSSRDPSVIEAHVLQLRTAAVGVLALSWYPPGMKDDNGEPTDDLVLLIMDIAHKYQVKVTFHIEPYKGRDDLSMFNNIKYIVEKYGDHPAFYRYKTNTGLLHPLFYVYDSYLISPEMWARLLKDTGQHSIRNTPYDGIFIGLLVEEKHKTGILTAGFDGMYTYFATNGFSYGSSHRNWKSIKRFCDSKNLMFIPSVGPGYIDTSIRPWNFHNTRHRINGKYYETAFSAALEARTDIVSITSFNEWHEGTQIEKAVPKTSALNTYQDYLPHKPSIYLDITRKWAERFTKEREKWLI